From Leptotrichia wadei, one genomic window encodes:
- a CDS encoding flavodoxin family protein — MELVIHDLNNEKLKNLKWKIEKKEKIIDKIKESINKKKIIADEDMFIICDNNKIKSCMGCFECWIKTPGKCKIRDGYENLAKLYSKSDKVVIISQCVYGSYSPFVKNVLDRTIPYLLPFFKFKNKEMHHIARNKTRFDLNVYFYGENLTQSEKMAAKEIVKANSVNLNTKNFKVSFLEDQGE, encoded by the coding sequence ATGGAATTGGTTATACATGATTTAAATAATGAAAAATTGAAAAATTTGAAGTGGAAAATTGAAAAAAAAGAAAAAATTATAGATAAAATAAAAGAAAGTATAAATAAAAAGAAAATAATAGCTGATGAAGATATGTTTATAATTTGTGATAATAATAAAATTAAAAGCTGCATGGGGTGCTTTGAATGCTGGATTAAAACTCCTGGGAAATGTAAAATTAGGGATGGATATGAAAATTTAGCAAAATTATATTCAAAATCAGACAAAGTTGTGATTATAAGTCAATGTGTCTATGGTTCTTATAGTCCGTTTGTAAAAAATGTGCTGGATAGGACAATTCCATATTTGTTGCCATTTTTTAAATTTAAGAATAAGGAAATGCATCATATCGCACGAAATAAAACGAGATTTGATTTAAATGTATATTTTTATGGAGAAAATTTGACACAAAGTGAAAAAATGGCGGCTAAAGAAATAGTAAAGGCTAATAGTGTGAATTTAAATACAAAAAATTTTAAGGTTTCTTTTTTAGAAGATCAGGGAGAATGA
- a CDS encoding TetR/AcrR family transcriptional regulator, which yields MEKTKKSYHHGNLREELIEKGIEVINEEGEEKLSLRKVAKMCGVSNAAPYTYFKKKSDLLYAMSDYIWGILAAELDRTRKKYENQENLLVKLGKTYVMFFCENHRYYHFMISRKNMKIDLFSKFSEIENNNEKAFSILKIEAIKILEKMGVPNQAMQDKIIAMWALVQGLVTIMIMNDITYSEIWEEKIEEIIKSVCIVK from the coding sequence ATGGAAAAAACCAAAAAAAGTTACCACCATGGAAATTTACGGGAAGAATTGATTGAAAAAGGGATAGAGGTGATAAATGAAGAAGGAGAAGAAAAATTATCTTTAAGAAAAGTAGCTAAAATGTGCGGGGTAAGTAATGCGGCACCATATACATACTTTAAGAAAAAAAGTGATTTGCTTTACGCAATGAGCGATTATATATGGGGAATATTGGCGGCGGAACTTGATAGAACAAGGAAAAAATATGAAAATCAAGAGAATTTACTGGTAAAATTAGGAAAAACATACGTTATGTTTTTTTGTGAGAATCACAGATATTATCATTTTATGATTTCAAGAAAAAATATGAAAATAGATTTATTTTCAAAGTTTTCAGAAATAGAAAATAATAACGAAAAAGCCTTTAGTATATTAAAAATCGAGGCGATAAAAATACTTGAAAAAATGGGAGTGCCAAATCAGGCTATGCAAGATAAAATTATAGCAATGTGGGCATTAGTACAGGGATTAGTAACAATAATGATTATGAATGATATAACATATTCTGAAATTTGGGAAGAAAAAATAGAAGAGATAATAAAATCAGTTTGTATAGTAAAGTAA
- the rpsT gene encoding 30S ribosomal protein S20, whose amino-acid sequence MAHSKASKKRVFIGERNAARNQAIRSRTRTFVKKVLAAVEAKNVDEAKSALSAAYKELDKAVTKGVIKKNAASRKKSRLTLKVNSLAN is encoded by the coding sequence ATGGCACACTCAAAAGCGTCTAAAAAAAGAGTTTTCATTGGTGAAAGAAATGCAGCTAGAAACCAAGCTATTAGAAGCAGAACTAGAACTTTCGTTAAAAAAGTGCTTGCCGCTGTTGAAGCTAAAAATGTCGACGAAGCTAAATCAGCATTAAGCGCAGCATACAAAGAATTAGATAAAGCTGTAACAAAAGGTGTTATCAAGAAAAACGCCGCATCAAGAAAAAAATCAAGACTTACATTAAAAGTTAATTCATTGGCAAATTAA
- the gpmI gene encoding 2,3-bisphosphoglycerate-independent phosphoglycerate mutase, which translates to MKKRPVVLVILDGWGMNHHDDQVNGIKMAKPLNFERYKKEYPFTELRADGGHVGLPDGQFGNSEVGHTNIGAGRTVFQMLPKISKAINDGSILENEVLANVMDTTKNNGKALHILGLASDGGVHCHIDHIIGLVDMAAKKGLTEVYVHPITDGRDTAPESGVNYLAQLQEGLDKIGVGKIATVIGRYYGMDRDNNWDREKLAYDALTIGDGEVYPTADEAIKASYAKGVTDEFVVPVKIGSKDNGLIKDGDGVIFANFRPDRARQLTRIFVDPEFKGFDRKVYPKVNFVTMAQYDASFDSPIAFPPEKIVNCFGEVVSKAGLIQVRTAETEKYAHVTFFFNGGKEEPYPGEIRLLSDSPKVATYDLQPEMSAYKVKDRLIEELNTGKVDTVILNFANPDMVGHTGNVQAVIEACQAVDNCLGQIVRKVLEMDGALFITADHGNADLLVNPETGEPHTAHTVNPVPFIFISNDMKDAKLRKGGKLADIAPTMLELLGLEKPAEMDGSSLIEK; encoded by the coding sequence ATGAAAAAAAGACCTGTAGTTTTAGTAATTTTAGATGGTTGGGGAATGAATCACCACGACGATCAAGTTAATGGGATTAAAATGGCAAAACCATTAAATTTTGAGAGATATAAAAAAGAATATCCTTTTACAGAACTTCGTGCTGATGGAGGACATGTTGGGCTTCCAGACGGACAATTTGGAAACTCTGAAGTTGGACATACAAATATTGGAGCAGGAAGAACAGTTTTCCAAATGCTTCCAAAAATTTCAAAAGCAATTAACGATGGTTCAATTTTAGAAAACGAAGTTTTAGCAAATGTGATGGACACAACTAAAAATAATGGTAAAGCTCTTCATATCTTAGGACTTGCATCTGATGGTGGAGTTCACTGTCACATTGACCATATTATTGGATTAGTTGACATGGCAGCTAAAAAGGGACTTACAGAAGTTTATGTTCACCCTATTACAGATGGAAGGGATACAGCGCCTGAAAGCGGAGTAAATTATTTGGCTCAGTTGCAAGAAGGCTTGGATAAAATTGGCGTTGGAAAAATCGCAACTGTAATTGGAAGATATTATGGAATGGACAGAGATAACAACTGGGACAGAGAAAAATTAGCTTACGATGCGTTGACTATCGGAGATGGAGAAGTTTACCCAACTGCTGATGAAGCAATCAAAGCGTCTTATGCAAAAGGTGTAACTGATGAATTTGTAGTTCCTGTTAAAATTGGTTCAAAAGACAATGGATTAATCAAAGATGGAGATGGAGTAATTTTTGCAAACTTCAGACCAGATAGAGCAAGACAGCTTACAAGAATATTTGTTGATCCAGAATTTAAAGGATTTGACAGAAAAGTTTATCCTAAAGTAAACTTTGTTACAATGGCTCAATATGATGCATCATTTGATTCGCCAATCGCTTTCCCACCTGAAAAAATAGTAAACTGCTTTGGGGAAGTTGTTTCAAAAGCTGGATTAATTCAAGTAAGAACAGCAGAAACTGAAAAATATGCACATGTTACATTCTTCTTCAACGGTGGAAAAGAAGAACCTTATCCAGGAGAAATCAGATTGCTTTCTGATTCACCAAAAGTTGCAACTTATGACTTGCAGCCAGAAATGAGCGCTTACAAAGTAAAAGACAGATTAATCGAAGAATTAAATACAGGAAAAGTTGACACAGTTATCTTAAACTTTGCAAATCCTGACATGGTTGGACATACAGGAAATGTACAGGCAGTAATTGAAGCTTGTCAAGCTGTGGATAATTGCTTAGGACAAATTGTAAGAAAAGTGCTAGAAATGGACGGAGCATTATTTATAACTGCAGATCACGGAAATGCTGATTTATTAGTAAATCCAGAAACAGGAGAACCTCATACAGCTCACACTGTAAATCCTGTTCCATTCATCTTCATTTCAAACGACATGAAAGATGCTAAATTAAGAAAAGGTGGAAAATTAGCTGATATTGCACCTACAATGTTAGAACTTTTAGGATTGGAAAAACCTGCTGAAATGGATGGAAGCAGTTTGATAGAAAAATAA